The nucleotide window GGGAGCCATTTCGCGGTTTTACTACGACTATCTCGATAATAAAAAAGGGTTAAACGATCTGTTTTCTTCGGTCATTATCGGCATACTATTTAGAGGTCTAATAATTATAGGATTAGCAGTTATTCTTGGTGATTATTTGGCATCTTTTTTTAGTCAAGACAGTCTTAACGAATTTTCGACCTACGGATACGGAGCAATAGTAATTGCTATAAATCGGGCGATAATTGTTGTTACCACTACGCTTTATCGCAATCAAAAACTTGTAACACGTTTTGTGCTCATAAACATAGCATTGGCAATTACCCGAACTGCAGGACAACTGCTTGGAATTTTCTGCTTTGATATGAGTTTTATTGGATACGTAAACGGTGCAGCTATCGGAGGAGGATTCATTTCAGTTATTGTAATTCTTTTAGTGTTTAAAAAGTGTGGTGTTAAGTTTTCACGAGAGTTAGTGGCGCCTTTGACAAAATTCGCATTTCCTTTGTTTGTTTTTGAGCTTGTAAAATGGGGCGTTCTGTTTGCCGACAGGCTCTTTCTCGAAAGCTCACCCGAACAATTGGGTATATACGATAATGCCCAACGCTTTGCTGCCGGTATTTACATAATCTTTCAGGGATTGTATGGTGCTATGCAACCCGATTTTTTCCTATATTTGAAAAAAGGCGTGGAAAATACAATTGCTGACCTTAGACGCTTATCGAACGTATATCTGCTTCAAGCACAACTATCGGCTATTCTTTTAATAATTCCTGTAATAGCTTATATTTATCTCTTCTTTGAAACCTCTTTAACTACATCGGGTACTCTAATTGCCATAATTTTCAGCCAATATATAATTACAGCTCTAAACACCCTGTTTTCAATGCCCATAATATTCTATAAGCGAACAGATATCTTTCTATATATCAACCTTTTAGTTTTAGCTGTAAGTTTAACTATCAACTATTTCTTAATTCCCATACTTGGATATTACGGAGCAATTATTGCTTCATACTGCGCAAATACTCTTCAACTTGCTCTGTTTATATATCTTCAGAATAGAATTGTTAAAATCAAATGGAACTACCACAAAACAGTAACAGTGCCTATGCTGATTGTGAGTTGCGCA belongs to Bacteroidales bacterium and includes:
- a CDS encoding oligosaccharide flippase family protein: MRFNLKDYLKISVLYTFASAFPALLQLFVLPIIEGEGRLNAIDFSQMAIAESISTFVGTFILFSMSGAISRFYYDYLDNKKGLNDLFSSVIIGILFRGLIIIGLAVILGDYLASFFSQDSLNEFSTYGYGAIVIAINRAIIVVTTTLYRNQKLVTRFVLINIALAITRTAGQLLGIFCFDMSFIGYVNGAAIGGGFISVIVILLVFKKCGVKFSRELVAPLTKFAFPLFVFELVKWGVLFADRLFLESSPEQLGIYDNAQRFAAGIYIIFQGLYGAMQPDFFLYLKKGVENTIADLRRLSNVYLLQAQLSAILLIIPVIAYIYLFFETSLTTSGTLIAIIFSQYIITALNTLFSMPIIFYKRTDIFLYINLLVLAVSLTINYFLIPILGYYGAIIASYCANTLQLALFIYLQNRIVKIKWNYHKTVTVPMLIVSCAIIAEFIKVYTNANYVVVAIIFVAVALLIICFLYRNEIKNIIFRLKDKLIIQSNR